A window of Fusarium oxysporum Fo47 chromosome II, complete sequence genomic DNA:
GTATCTCCTGGTAGTAAATCTTACCTCGACCTTACAGGCAGCACCGCTACCGCCCATTCCTCCGTGATCCATGATGAGTTGTTAGGTTGGTATTTTCACTCGAGTTGAACAGTGGTGGTTGAATGTTGTAATCGGCAATGGACAATGAATCTAACTTCAACTGAACCAAGACTGTGTAGTTTTGAACCAGAGAGTGGCTGGTTGGGGAGCTAAGTAAGGCGAATATCAAGGAGTTGAGGTTCCACTGAGAAAGATTGAGCTGTTTCCAAGACTTGTAAGACTGCCGGAGAATTAAGAAGCGACATGGAAGAGCAGAAATAAGGTCAAAATTTAAGGTTATGCTGAAGGATGAGGGAGATATTAATAACGCGATATTATTCCATCACTGATTCGATCCTTGATAATACTGTAAAACCCAAATCTAGGGCTGGAAAGCTTCAGGTTCCGTCCACATCCCAAGGTTTGCCGAGCTTCGGTGGATTCCCCCGGTGGAGTCGGATGTTGCGACGGCCCCACCATGGAGTGAAGATCCCGGTAAAACGTGCTCATTTCTGCTCAACTCCTCTTGAATAGTCTCTCGTTTGCCTCAGCTTCGTATGTTTATTTCTATCTCAGGGTATCATTTCTTCATCAGGGTCGTTCCGGCCAATCTCCAAGAGGGCGTTTTGAGCAAGTAATCAGGAAACAATTCCCCGATATGGCCTGGCTCCCGACGCCAAGTAGACCTTATTATCACTTCGTACCCGATTATCTCGTAGACCTCAAACATGCTCATACTAGGTCGTCAAGACCGTGACGGCGGTTGGTTCTTCAGTGGAGACTCGGCCGATGGGTCGATTCTTATTTGTATCTAATGGCATCACGTCTTTTATTCTACTTTAGTCTTGATACTCAACAGTCATCTCTTCTCATGGTTCTTGATACATGAGATAGCTACAGATCGCCCATCCGTTGATCCGTTGTCCCACCAGTCTATGAGAAAATCAATTGCCTCTTGACATATTTTTACACTTTTCATAGAACAGCAGGACCAGTACGCCCTTCACGATGGTGTCTCTCAGCCAGCTGGATGCTCGCCACATCCAAAACATGAGCGAAGCCAAAACCCTGGAACCTCACTGGGGATACGCTGATCGCGCTCTCCCTTGCACAAACGATAAGGGATCTTGCGAGTATCTCGATCTGGTCTATTATGCCCACGATCTAGGCATGCTCTACTCCGGAATCCTTTGGGCTACTATCCTCgctgtcttcttcctttGGGCTATTCTACGACATGTCGGCAAACCCTCATCTCCGGCTATCACTCTTGGAGTGAACCCAAAAGCCGGTCTCGCCAAGGTCCGCAGCAGTCTCAGCTCGTTAACACGGCAATATCTCCTTCCAGATGCCTGCCGGACGATCTTTGGCCGTACCACTCGCTTTCAGGTTGCTGTCATGCTGTCCCTCGTGGGATATCTCACTGTTTGGAGCTTTGTCGGTATGACTTATCAGAAATGGGTTACTCCCGTCAAAGATATGCCTGGAGTCTACAACACTCGCACTACTCTCGGTCCTTGGTCTGACCGAGTCGGTATTCTCGCGTATGCCCTGACTCCTCTGTCTGTCCTCTTGGCTAGCAGAGAATCTGTCCTTTCTCTCATCACAGGAGTGCCCTACCagagcttcatcttcctACATCGCTGGCTGGGCTATATCATTTTCCTTCAGGGTTCCCTTCACACCATTGCCTGGACTGTCGTTGAGGTCCGTCTATACCAGCCTCAACCTAAGGTTGCCGCCGAGTGGATTGTACAGGAATACATGATCTGGGGTGTCGTTGCCATGATTCTGTTACTCCTCATGTTCATCGGAAGTACTCCTTGGGGAATTCGCGCAACAGGATACGAGTTCTTCCGCAAGTCTCACTACGTCCTCGCCATGGTTTATATTGGTGCCTGCTGGGGTCATTGGAAGCAGCTCAAGTGCTTCTTGCTTCCATCACTCCTGTTCTGGTTCGCTGACCGTGGATTCCGACTGCTTCGTACCGCTTATCTGCATTACCACCATCTCCCCTCAGGTAAGATGGGATTTCAAGCTGCCCAAGCTGTTATCACCAGGTTCCCTGACGCTGAGCATGGCGACATTCTTCGATTCGACCTTGAAAACGATCAGGACCCCTGGAAGATCGGACAGCACTACTTCCTCTGTTTCACTGAGAGCAACATCTGGCAATCACATCCCTTCACTCCGATAAATGCTCCTGTCGTTGAGAAGGGTGTTGTGAAGCACTCGTACATCATGCGCGCCAAGGGCGGTGAAACTAAGAAGATGGCTGAGCTGGCTGCTAAGAAGCTCACGATCTCCGAGAGAGCTACCACTTCTGTCATTCTCACTGGCGCCTATGGTGAGACCACAATGGACCATATTGCACCTGACACCAATATTGTCTGTGTCGCTGGTGGCACTGGCATTGCCTATGTACTCCCTGTCCTCCTTGAACTCGCACGATCACCCATTTCCCGAGACCGCAAGATTGAGCTCATCTGGGCCATCCGCCATGCCGCTGACGCTGAATGGGTTCAGGAGGAGATGGACCTTCTACAGCAGGCCCGAAAGGCTCTCAATCTCAAGATCCGCGTCTACGCTACACGAGACTCCAGCAGCAGTTCCAAGCTTCAGGTCAGCGACGAGAAGGATGTCACAGATGCTACCAGACAACTcggctcatcatcatcgtcagaCGTGATAGAAGAAGGCTGTGCATGCGGCACCGATGTCCCCGTTGCTAAAATCGGAAACGGTATTGTCGATGAGGACCGACACCCTAATCTatccaagctcatcagcgaCTTTGTGAGCAACACCATTACTGGTCCCACGACAGTCTTTGCCAGTGGCCCCGGTGGAATGATCAGTGATCTTCGCACGATTGTGGCTGGGTGCAACTCAGGCAATAAGGTCTGGAACGGCAATGAGCGATTTGATGTTAAGCTGGTTTGTGACGATCGTCTGGAATGGTAGGGTGTCTGCGCAAGATTAGGAATGAACCATTGTTTGGAATTGTGTGATGTGCAACTTTGAGATACCACTCTAGCGACTTTGCATTTAGATGGCGTTTTCGGGGCTACAAAAGGGTTGAACAGATAGTTTGTGTATACAGCGTCAAAGTACGTACGTGTTGTTCATGAAGAACCTGAAACTCAGGGATTTTTCTGTGCCTTATAAATCAGCCTATTGTGATATTTGGACATGATTTCAATCTCTGAACACATGTGAACGATTACACCATAATACGTGGTTGTGGAACCCATGGGCCTGAGCCTATCGTGATCATGCTTAAGCTTCACAAGCAGCCTTTCGCGCCTTCACAACATTACAATTACACCTGTTAAAACATGGATGGGCACATGTGAATACTCTTAGTATGCACGCAATTAGGTACATACGCACAGTTTAAGCCTCATGAAAATACGCAGCGATAGTACTGCGCAAGCAACGGACTACCAAATTATCGCTTACAACCGCACCAGTCACTACGTGATATTAATGGAGCACCCATGACGCACCCCGCACTCAAGTCACCACACACTCGTTCAAGCTGGCCCGAATACCGCCGTCATCATGTTGTGGGATTCTGGTTGTTCCATATTTGCCATGAAAAGACCCCGCGGCTCATGACCCCATTTCCATTGGCAGTTTAGCCTGAAGTGTCATGATGGGTCCTACAACTATCCCATTTATCCCTGTATGGAGTCTGCTGCTGGGTGCAGACACTACGAAATAGATAAACCTGGCCGCATCTCAATTCAGTGCATAACCATTTTGTTGTTTACTTGTTCTTTCCGTTCTATGCTAGGTTTGTTGGTGTGATATAAAGAACCCTCAACCCTCATATAGCCATCCTCAACTATACTCATATTCACGCACATACAAAACGGCTGTAGTGAGACcatccatcatggctgaCGCTCCTATTTCTTTCCTGCCCCTTGGCGCCATTATCCAGTCCCTTGTCGTCAACGGCGTCAACATCGTCCAGGGCTTCCCCACGCAAGAGGACTATGAGAAGCACAACTCCCCTTATTTCGGCGTGACTGTTGGTCGTGTCGCCAACCGCATTAAGGGTGCTCGCATTGACAGCCTCAATGGTAAGGAAGTTACTCTCGCCGCCAACGATGGACAGAACCATCTTCATGGCGGTAAGATTGGCTGGAGCAGCCGCGTCTGGGACGGCCCCAAACCTGTTGGAACTCGCCAAGTTCCAGGCGTAGAGGGACTTGAGGGTGGTGAGAGTGTTGCCTTTACACTTACCAGTGAGGATGGTGACGAGGGATACCCTGGCACCGTCGAAGTCACTGTTACTTACACAACTGGCACACAAAACGTCGATGGCAAGGAAGTCATCATTCTCGCCATGGAATACGAGGCAAAGCTCGTTGGTGGCGCTGATGAGACCGTCATCAACATGACCAACCACTCCTACTTCAACCCCAGCGGAAAGGAGACTATTGCCGGTACAGATATCACCCTGCCTACAGCCAACTACCTGGCTGTTGGTAGCGATCTCATCCCCACAGGCAAGATTGAGCCTTTCCCCGGTGTCACCGCCAACAAGACCTTCACACTGGGCCCCCAGGAGCCCAATATCGACCATTGCTTTGTCCTAAATACAGACCCTTCCTCTGTGCCCCTGGACACCCGCAACCAGCCCCTCAACCTCAATGTCAAGGCCCACCACTCCGGCTCCGGCGTGAACCTCGAGGTTTATAGCACTGAGCCTACCTTCCAGATCTACACCGGCGCCGGCATTAATGTGCCTGCCGTCAACGGTCTGCCTGCTCGTGGTGCTCGTGCCGGTTTCTGCTGTGAGCCTGCTCGCTATGTTAACGCTGCCAATGTACCTGAGTGGAAGAACCAGGTCCTGCTCAAGAAGGGTGACACATACGGTGCCAGAACCGTATACAAGGCGTGGGCCGATTGAGTTGGATCACTGAAGATGAAAAGCACATCAGCTAAATAGAGGCTGTTTTTTTCAACGCCTAGCTATCGTAAGACAATTGGAAAGAAAAACCAGATCACTCCTGTTCCCAGACACCATTTTGTACAAAGTTTCTCGTGATGCATCCTGATGTTCCTAAATTACATACCGTCGACATAGACAGGTGAATCATAAGCATAGAATACCCATAGGCCTTAATCGGAATCACTGTCATCATCGCCCAGGAACGCCAAATCCGCCCTTGCTCTCTTGCGTCTCGCAGCATACGtttcctcttcgtcatcatTATTCTCGTCaccgtcgtcttcttcggcgTCACTATCGCCGCTTTCAACGACCTTGGCActcttgctcttgctgcGGCTTGCACGACCACGGCCCTCTACACCCCAGAGAGCACTCATCTCCTGCGCAGATTCAACCTCGGCCAGAAGTTCTCGCCTCTCTTTGATTTCGCGCGCCTTCGCTTCTGAGAAGCGGCCGTCCATTCCGATATCAGTGAGCATCTTCCTAAGGTGTCGAATCTTTGCTTTGGCATCATCGCCGTATTTCTTCAGCTCGTTGTGCCAAAGCTTTCTAACACCACACTTCGTAAGCTGACCCTGCAGTCGCTTGATTTCCTCGGTGTTAGAGTCGTCAGATGTAGTGACTTTCTTTGCGGCAACCTTGGTATCCTTTGCTGGCTTGCTGGCtgcctctttcttttccttcttcttgcgtTTGGGCTttactggctcatcgatgACATCGGaatattcttcttcctcgtcgacAACTGGCTTGTTCTCACCTCTTTTGGGACCCTCCTCTCTATCTTCTGGGTTCTGTGGTTTTGTTGAAGTTGTTGCCTTGTCACTTTTGAGTTCTCcattctcaacctcatcgtCATTATCCCCTGGCACTTCAGGTTCAGATTTGATCgcatcctcttcgtcctcttcgtcccCTTCGTCCCCCCCTTCGGGTTTAACGGCTTTAGACTTGTGCTTTGGTGCTGGTTTCTTTGGCGCCGCTcgctttcgcttcttctggggtttctcctcctcgctgAGATCACTCAGCTCGCTCAGTTCGCTGGATACACTGGGCTTAGATTCAAGGTCAGATTCAATATCAgactcctccttcttgttcgCCTTTTTTGACTTTGGTTTTGATTTGGGCATTGTGACGCGCTTCTGGCGCTTGGGCTTTGGTTCAGGTGATTCAGCATCAGGAGAAGAGCGCTTCACGCCAGTtttgtcttctccatctgAATCTGCATTTTTATTGCTGTCTGgaatccatccatccataaGTTTCTCCTAAATTCTGTGTAAGTTTATGATATAGACGTCGTTCAAAAGCCAAACATACCACTCGCTCCTTGATCAGACTTTTGCTTTTTTGCTTCCACTCCGCACTTGAGAGAAATCCCTCATCGAGGCTGAGATTCTCTTCGGTTTGTTTGCGAACCTTGTTCACAGTGGTTTCGTCTGGCGTAGCTTGATAGACTTGATAAGTGGCATCAAGGAGCGCCCGCTCGATTTCATCTTCTGATGGCGCCATAGTTAAGTTTACTCTAAAATAGTTTTAAGCCGATAAATGACTCTTTGTCGAGGTTGCTTAAATAAAAGTGATTTGATGGTTCATAGCATTTCACGATGAGCAGTCGAGTGTTCGGTTTGAGTCGCGTTCAGACGCGACAGGCTCAGAGTGAGCCTGTACGTTTATTGTGGAGACTTCTGTTTAGCGGGGGAGAGCTTTGACCAATGACAGCTTGTTGCGTTTCTGAAGACTCCGTCCCTGTTAGTCGAGATCGTTACATTAATGAACACAATAGAATTGTCAATGTTTCTCCGGTTTTCGAGGAAACAAAGGCTCGGTACTGATATTCTCATAGGGTGGCTTGGCATACCAAGGTGTCTGAAAGGAGATATATCAAGACTGTTCTCTCTTGGCTACTTAACCTTTTACCTGGTGGAGTGGCTTTTAGGTGTAGCTTGCCGTGTTTAACTCCGGGGTACCCTAAGTATTTCTACCTACCTAGATTTCTTAATGCTTCAAACATCTTACATCATTAACCACCATCAGTTCAAAATGTCAGCTTCACTAGCTCCAGAGTGCAACGAGGTTAAGGAGTAAGTTCATTTCACATCGTGGATAAGAGCTCCATCTTATACAGGATTCTAGACGGTATGATACGTGTTTCTTAAAATGGTACAGCGAAAGTATGTATCTCGACCTCTACTGTGGCACTTAGCTGAACATATGCAGAGTACCTTCGAGGCCAGGAAAAGGACAACAAGGAATGTGCAGACATGTTCAAAGAATACCAAAACTGTCTCAAGGTACTCTTCATTCAAGGTTTGAGGCTTCTTATTGCTCACAAATTACCACAGGTTGCTCTAAAGGATCGAGGTGTGGATAAATTAGTAGAAGAGGCCCGGGAGGAAAACAAAGAGAACGATCTAAAACACCTTGGGCCGAGAAGTATGATACCTTCCTACTTCCTATGCCCTCTAACCTACTAATATTGCTTTTAGAATAACATATATCGTGTACTGGAGAGCACGGCGTCCCGGATGAAGAAAATATGATTGTTCGGAGCTTAGGTGAATAAGAGCCCCGGATATACCTGATGCATATACTCTCTCTACTCAACTCCCATATAATTTCTGCTGCCTGGCGATTCCTCCTCCCCGTTCCATATCATGCTCCTATCGTTTTTACCtaccatcgtcatcgcctTGAAGGATGCGGAATCAGGCCGCTCACACGTGATCTTGATTGACTGGTGACCCACTGTTAGTCCATTCCATGTTGCTCTTCAGGGACAGAACAATGTGCAAGGGGAACCAATCAACTCGATCTCTTCCATTGGGCTGGCAATGCCCTCTTGAACCTGCATCCCATTT
This region includes:
- a CDS encoding ferric reductase like transmembrane component-domain-containing protein, which codes for MVSLSQLDARHIQNMSEAKTLEPHWGYADRALPCTNDKGSCEYLDLVYYAHDLGMLYSGILWATILAVFFLWAILRHVGKPSSPAITLGVNPKAGLAKVRSSLSSLTRQYLLPDACRTIFGRTTRFQVAVMLSLVGYLTVWSFVGMTYQKWVTPVKDMPGVYNTRTTLGPWSDRVGILAYALTPLSVLLASRESVLSLITGVPYQSFIFLHRWLGYIIFLQGSLHTIAWTVVEVRLYQPQPKVAAEWIVQEYMIWGVVAMILLLLMFIGSTPWGIRATGYEFFRKSHYVLAMVYIGACWGHWKQLKCFLLPSLLFWFADRGFRLLRTAYLHYHHLPSGKMGFQAAQAVITRFPDAEHGDILRFDLENDQDPWKIGQHYFLCFTESNIWQSHPFTPINAPVVEKGVVKHSYIMRAKGGETKKMAELAAKKLTISERATTSVILTGAYGETTMDHIAPDTNIVCVAGGTGIAYVLPVLLELARSPISRDRKIELIWAIRHAADAEWVQEEMDLLQQARKALNLKIRVYATRDSSSSSKLQVSDEKDVTDATRQLGSSSSSDVIEEGCACGTDVPVAKIGNGIVDEDRHPNLSKLISDFVSNTITGPTTVFASGPGGMISDLRTIVAGCNSGNKVWNGNERFDVKLVCDDRLEW
- a CDS encoding galactose mutarotase-like domain-containing protein; the protein is MADAPISFLPLGAIIQSLVVNGVNIVQGFPTQEDYEKHNSPYFGVTVGRVANRIKGARIDSLNGKEVTLAANDGQNHLHGGKIGWSSRVWDGPKPVGTRQVPGVEGLEGGESVAFTLTSEDGDEGYPGTVEVTVTYTTGTQNVDGKEVIILAMEYEAKLVGGADETVINMTNHSYFNPSGKETIAGTDITLPTANYLAVGSDLIPTGKIEPFPGVTANKTFTLGPQEPNIDHCFVLNTDPSSVPLDTRNQPLNLNVKAHHSGSGVNLEVYSTEPTFQIYTGAGINVPAVNGLPARGARAGFCCEPARYVNAANVPEWKNQVLLKKGDTYGARTVYKAWAD